A genomic stretch from Serratia entomophila includes:
- a CDS encoding glucose/quinate/shikimate family membrane-bound PQQ-dependent dehydrogenase, translated as MQNKASLSPLLILTALFAALSGLYLLGGGIWLAKLGGSLYYIIAGLVLLATSWLLFRRRATALLLYAIFLLGTTAWALWEVGPDFWALTPRLDVTFFFGLWLVLPFIYRRLIANGKLAYGALSAALVITVIALAYSVFNDPQEINGTLNAAQVQPKDATAADWPAYGRTQEGTRYSPLSQINDKNVGQLQEAWRFQTGDLKTANDPGEITNEVTPIKIRDTLYLCTPHQKLFALDAATGKQKWLFDPQLKSNPTFQHITCRGVSYHETAAAAGATAEASPALCARRIILPVNDGRLFALDADSGKRCPDFANNGELNLQSNMPYATPGHYEPTSPPVITDSVIVVAGAVTDNYSNREPSGVIRGFDVNSGKLLWAFDPGAKDPNAIPADEHHFTPNSPNSWAPAAYDAKLDIVYLPMGVTTPDIWGGDRTPEMERYASGLLALNASTGKLVWFYQTVHHDLWDMDVPAQPTLADITDKSGNKVPVIYVPTKTGNIFVLNRTNGELVVPAPEKPVPQGPAKGDRLSPTQPFSELTFRPEKKLTGADMWGATIYDQLVCRVMFHSLRYEGTFTPPSEQGTLVFPGNLGMFEWGGLSVDTDRQIAIANPIALPFVSKLIPRGPGNPIEPPEGDKGGSGTESGVQPQYGVPFGVTLNPFLSPFGLPCKQPAWGYISAVDLKTNDIVWKKRIGTVRDSSPLPLPFKMGMPMLGGPVSTAGNLFFIGATADNYLRAFSVSNGEKLWEARLPAGGQATPMTYEANGKQFVVISAGGHGSFGTKLGDYIVAYALPDAK; from the coding sequence ATGCAAAATAAAGCGTCATTATCGCCGCTGCTCATTCTGACGGCGCTATTTGCCGCCCTGAGCGGGCTCTATCTGCTCGGGGGCGGCATTTGGCTGGCCAAGTTGGGCGGTTCGCTGTATTACATCATCGCCGGCCTGGTGCTGCTGGCCACTTCCTGGCTGCTGTTCCGCCGCCGCGCCACCGCGCTGCTGCTGTACGCCATCTTCCTGCTCGGCACCACCGCCTGGGCGCTGTGGGAAGTGGGCCCGGACTTCTGGGCGTTGACGCCGCGTTTGGACGTCACCTTCTTCTTCGGCCTATGGCTGGTGCTGCCGTTTATTTACCGGCGCCTGATTGCCAACGGCAAACTGGCCTATGGCGCGCTGAGCGCCGCGCTGGTTATCACGGTTATCGCGTTGGCTTATTCGGTGTTTAACGATCCGCAAGAGATCAACGGCACCCTCAACGCTGCGCAGGTTCAGCCGAAAGACGCCACCGCCGCAGACTGGCCGGCCTATGGCCGCACCCAGGAAGGCACGCGTTACTCTCCGCTGAGCCAGATTAACGACAAAAACGTCGGCCAGTTGCAGGAAGCCTGGCGCTTCCAGACCGGCGACCTGAAAACCGCCAACGATCCGGGTGAAATCACCAATGAAGTCACCCCAATCAAAATCCGCGACACGCTGTATCTCTGCACCCCGCACCAGAAGCTGTTCGCCCTGGACGCGGCGACAGGTAAACAGAAATGGCTGTTCGATCCGCAGCTGAAGTCCAATCCGACCTTCCAGCACATCACCTGCCGCGGCGTGTCCTATCATGAAACCGCAGCGGCTGCGGGTGCAACGGCAGAGGCTTCGCCTGCGCTGTGCGCACGCCGCATCATTTTACCGGTGAACGACGGCCGTCTGTTTGCGTTGGATGCGGACAGCGGCAAACGCTGCCCGGACTTCGCCAACAACGGCGAACTGAACCTGCAGAGCAACATGCCGTACGCAACGCCGGGCCACTATGAGCCGACCTCGCCGCCGGTCATCACCGACAGCGTGATCGTCGTCGCCGGCGCCGTCACCGACAACTACTCGAACCGTGAGCCTTCCGGCGTGATCCGCGGTTTCGACGTCAACAGCGGCAAGCTGCTGTGGGCCTTCGATCCGGGCGCGAAAGATCCTAACGCCATCCCGGCGGACGAGCATCACTTCACGCCGAACTCCCCGAACTCCTGGGCGCCTGCCGCCTATGACGCCAAGCTGGACATCGTCTACCTGCCGATGGGCGTAACCACCCCGGACATCTGGGGCGGCGACCGCACGCCGGAAATGGAGCGCTACGCCAGCGGCCTGCTGGCGCTGAACGCCTCGACCGGCAAGCTGGTGTGGTTCTACCAAACCGTGCACCACGATCTGTGGGATATGGACGTGCCGGCGCAGCCGACCCTGGCGGACATTACCGACAAGAGCGGCAACAAGGTGCCGGTGATCTATGTGCCGACCAAAACCGGCAACATCTTCGTGCTGAACCGCACCAACGGCGAGCTGGTGGTACCGGCGCCGGAGAAACCGGTGCCGCAGGGCCCGGCCAAAGGCGATCGCCTGTCGCCAACCCAGCCGTTCTCTGAACTGACCTTCCGCCCCGAGAAAAAACTGACCGGTGCGGACATGTGGGGCGCCACCATCTACGACCAGCTGGTGTGCCGCGTGATGTTCCACAGCCTGCGTTACGAAGGCACCTTCACCCCGCCTTCCGAGCAGGGCACCCTGGTGTTCCCGGGTAACCTCGGCATGTTCGAATGGGGCGGTCTGTCCGTCGACACCGACCGTCAGATAGCCATCGCCAACCCGATCGCGCTGCCGTTCGTTTCCAAGCTGATCCCACGCGGCCCGGGCAACCCGATTGAACCGCCAGAGGGTGACAAAGGCGGCAGCGGCACCGAATCCGGCGTGCAACCGCAGTACGGCGTGCCGTTCGGCGTGACCCTGAACCCGTTCCTGTCGCCGTTTGGCCTGCCGTGCAAACAGCCGGCCTGGGGCTACATTTCCGCCGTTGATCTGAAAACCAACGACATCGTGTGGAAAAAACGCATCGGTACCGTGCGCGACAGCTCCCCGCTGCCGCTGCCGTTCAAAATGGGCATGCCGATGCTGGGCGGCCCGGTTTCCACCGCCGGCAACCTGTTCTTTATCGGCGCCACCGCAGACAACTACCTGCGCGCCTTCAGCGTGAGCAACGGTGAAAAACTGTGGGAAGCGCGGCTGCCGGCAGGCGGCCAGGCGACGCCGATGACCTATGAGGCCAACGGCAAGCAGTTCGTGGTGATCTCCGCCGGCGGCCACGGCTCATTCGGCACCAAACTGGGCGACTACATCGTTGCCTACGCGCTGCCTGATGCAAAGTAA
- a CDS encoding M15 family metallopeptidase, with product MKRFFFSHRSEQNLQGVHPDLVRVVRAALALSEVDFCVIEGVRTVERQRELKRQGLSQILNSRHLTGHAVDLAPIKDKIIPWECWEFFAMVADAMKASAKIAGVPIIWGGDWPNFKDGVHFELPREIYI from the coding sequence ATGAAGCGTTTCTTTTTTAGTCATCGTAGTGAACAAAATCTACAGGGGGTTCATCCCGATTTGGTAAGGGTAGTGCGTGCGGCATTAGCGCTTAGCGAGGTGGACTTCTGTGTGATTGAAGGGGTCAGAACAGTAGAAAGGCAGCGGGAATTAAAGCGTCAAGGACTTAGCCAAATTTTAAATAGCCGGCATTTGACCGGGCATGCCGTCGACCTGGCACCAATTAAGGATAAGATTATTCCATGGGAGTGTTGGGAATTCTTTGCCATGGTGGCGGACGCGATGAAGGCATCCGCCAAGATAGCGGGCGTGCCTATTATTTGGGGCGGGGATTGGCCGAATTTTAAAGACGGTGTCCATTTTGAGCTTCCGAGAGAGATATATATCTAA
- a CDS encoding phage holin family protein, translating into MIIGLVSAWGGVVRYIMDVKNDKAEWRWIGVFFQVIVSAFTGILGGLLSFEMGSSIYMTCAIAGLFGAMGSGAIDLIANRILARNGVK; encoded by the coding sequence ATGATCATTGGGTTGGTCTCAGCATGGGGAGGTGTCGTTAGATATATCATGGATGTTAAAAATGACAAGGCCGAATGGCGATGGATCGGTGTTTTTTTTCAGGTCATCGTATCGGCTTTTACTGGAATTTTGGGGGGGTTACTCAGTTTTGAGATGGGCAGCAGCATATATATGACCTGCGCAATTGCGGGCCTGTTTGGCGCCATGGGCAGTGGCGCAATAGATCTAATTGCTAACAGGATCTTGGCCAGAAATGGAGTTAAGTGA
- a CDS encoding LysR family transcriptional regulator — protein sequence MFTSRELNTFISVAEKMSIKLAAEELNITSPAVCSMIKKLESRINNKLFVFENNKMILTQYGKRIYSLTEGHFHTLRSLEFKMRGDKDIIKVFICEELSFLSSFIANQFNKREKETILTTFIDDSTDLIINDESIIKIDPCNYNIVPANLFLYLVNDVNSTSRDIFIHKEHAHLINNHLTKMAADGIGKDMDADSKVIVSENITSIVEMVISSLGSAILPHICSVLKCLANSRLELKIKRITPHIPMHVYTHKRIDCEMVKIIFDDIKIK from the coding sequence ATGTTCACATCCAGAGAACTAAACACTTTTATCAGTGTCGCAGAAAAAATGTCGATAAAACTGGCGGCTGAAGAACTAAATATAACTTCTCCCGCCGTCTGTTCCATGATTAAAAAACTGGAGAGCAGAATAAACAATAAACTTTTTGTTTTTGAGAATAATAAAATGATCCTGACCCAGTACGGAAAGAGAATTTACTCTTTGACCGAAGGACATTTCCATACGCTAAGGTCGCTTGAATTTAAAATGAGAGGAGATAAAGATATAATTAAAGTATTCATCTGTGAGGAGCTCTCTTTCCTATCTTCATTCATTGCCAACCAATTTAATAAAAGAGAAAAAGAAACCATACTAACCACTTTTATCGATGACTCTACCGATCTCATCATAAATGATGAGTCGATAATTAAAATTGATCCCTGTAATTATAATATTGTTCCGGCAAATTTATTCCTTTATCTTGTTAATGATGTAAATTCAACATCTAGAGATATTTTTATTCACAAAGAGCATGCACATTTAATCAATAATCATTTAACCAAGATGGCCGCAGATGGAATAGGAAAAGACATGGATGCGGATTCGAAAGTCATTGTGTCGGAAAATATAACATCTATCGTCGAGATGGTTATAAGCTCTTTAGGGTCGGCAATATTACCTCACATATGTTCAGTATTAAAATGTCTTGCAAACTCACGGCTGGAACTTAAAATAAAAAGAATCACCCCCCATATTCCTATGCATGTCTACACACACAAAAGAATCGATTGCGAAATGGTCAAAATTATTTTTGACGATATAAAAATAAAATAA
- a CDS encoding lysozyme, producing MYQVLSEKGFDFIKESRRCCLSSYVNQDGERAIGYGYRKNIFPGKVITELTALSLLQADIMECEKRLNEIVMIPLAQHRFDAILSLFYDVGPGSPGKKSGVEILKSGSVSPMLTLINDAKFDAASEYFSYWGVTGGCVNFHLREAEKNLFLHGDY from the coding sequence ATGTATCAGGTTTTATCAGAAAAAGGATTCGATTTTATCAAAGAGAGCCGGCGATGCTGCCTGTCTTCATATGTTAATCAGGACGGCGAGCGGGCCATTGGCTATGGTTACAGGAAAAATATTTTTCCGGGTAAAGTCATTACAGAGCTGACGGCGTTGAGTTTACTTCAGGCTGATATTATGGAGTGCGAAAAACGCTTAAATGAAATAGTAATGATACCGTTGGCGCAGCATCGCTTCGATGCGATTTTGTCATTGTTTTATGACGTTGGTCCAGGATCTCCTGGCAAGAAGAGCGGGGTCGAGATACTGAAGTCGGGGAGCGTTTCTCCTATGCTAACCTTGATTAATGATGCGAAGTTTGACGCTGCCTCAGAGTACTTCTCGTACTGGGGAGTAACCGGCGGATGCGTTAATTTTCATCTGCGTGAGGCCGAGAAAAACCTTTTCTTGCATGGTGATTATTAA
- a CDS encoding helix-turn-helix transcriptional regulator: MEKRISLAFIDRDRFFIEGLKRLLLPYLERRQIHVQVVDATLVNDADMVFQSVERDWQARFCQRREQGGGQINFSLRAPDDTRWRDKPHCLSESGVIFRNEPIVNILMRVERALALQAATGVMHRCYWCERQRITRREQDVMRYLAREIPPTAIARYLRLSVKTVSHHKQAVMRKLGFKRNADLYHWLRLGGLKTIAK, from the coding sequence ATGGAAAAAAGAATTTCCCTGGCATTCATCGATCGCGATCGATTTTTTATTGAGGGACTTAAGCGACTGCTGTTGCCTTATTTGGAGCGCCGACAAATTCATGTCCAGGTGGTAGATGCAACCTTGGTGAATGATGCGGATATGGTGTTTCAGTCGGTAGAACGCGACTGGCAGGCGCGTTTTTGCCAGCGCCGCGAGCAAGGTGGCGGCCAGATTAATTTTTCCCTGCGGGCGCCGGATGATACTCGTTGGCGCGACAAGCCGCACTGCCTCAGTGAATCCGGCGTGATTTTCCGTAATGAGCCTATCGTCAACATTCTGATGCGGGTTGAGCGCGCGTTGGCGTTGCAGGCAGCCACAGGCGTCATGCATCGCTGTTACTGGTGTGAACGGCAACGAATTACCCGGCGCGAGCAGGATGTTATGCGTTACCTGGCCAGGGAAATACCGCCGACGGCCATCGCCCGCTATTTGCGGCTGAGCGTGAAAACCGTGAGCCATCACAAACAGGCGGTGATGAGAAAGCTGGGGTTTAAGCGCAATGCCGATTTATATCACTGGCTGCGATTGGGCGGTTTGAAAACTATAGCGAAATAA
- a CDS encoding MrpH family fimbial adhesin, whose translation MQRIYLRGILLLLGLTPGFCSAQVYSYISESSGSSSDAGYKFVIESWDTDDPSPNPCYGQSSCAVGINHRHTGADTGGTAPVNPSASIVGSAAHPQIVTLKTIGELSRYYQSIYPLPIQGDTRHLGESITQECVGLFYSTGSSSSVSGEHARLMPGSVCGIAPPPVGVCSIDEEQLDLNHGVLQENELAGNTARGSLHVHCSQKMDIVMYIRTANHGRLELGEEAGVYTTLRVNDVPGNEGYPFSADEFGVTIPVTSTLGVTGTVKAGDYSGQSVAILALP comes from the coding sequence ATGCAGCGTATTTACCTTAGAGGGATATTGTTACTGCTTGGCCTGACGCCGGGATTTTGCTCGGCGCAAGTTTACTCGTACATCAGCGAAAGCAGCGGATCGTCCAGCGACGCCGGTTATAAATTCGTGATCGAGAGCTGGGATACGGACGACCCATCGCCTAATCCTTGTTATGGCCAAAGCAGTTGCGCGGTCGGGATCAACCATCGGCACACCGGTGCTGATACCGGCGGCACTGCGCCAGTGAACCCTTCGGCGAGTATCGTTGGCTCGGCGGCGCATCCGCAGATCGTTACGCTGAAAACGATAGGCGAACTTAGCCGTTACTACCAAAGTATCTATCCGTTGCCGATACAGGGGGATACTAGACACCTCGGGGAATCTATTACACAGGAGTGCGTCGGGCTGTTTTACAGCACCGGCTCTTCCTCATCGGTATCCGGGGAACATGCGCGGCTGATGCCTGGCAGCGTATGCGGCATTGCGCCGCCGCCGGTCGGCGTGTGCAGTATCGATGAAGAGCAGCTCGATCTGAACCACGGCGTACTGCAGGAAAATGAATTGGCCGGCAATACGGCACGCGGCAGCCTGCATGTGCACTGCTCACAGAAGATGGATATCGTCATGTATATTCGCACCGCCAACCATGGCCGTTTGGAGCTTGGAGAGGAGGCCGGGGTATACACCACGTTGCGCGTTAACGATGTGCCGGGCAACGAGGGGTACCCTTTCTCTGCGGATGAGTTTGGTGTGACCATTCCGGTGACATCCACCCTCGGCGTGACCGGCACGGTCAAGGCCGGCGATTACTCAGGGCAATCGGTGGCTATTCTGGCGCTGCCTTGA
- a CDS encoding fimbrial protein, protein MNMTKAFHGLLICFGLALPIGVVLADPSPEVSLLYQGSLVAEPCTLLPEDENLRLDFGTLVDKYLYLNGRTHGALLQLHLVDCDVSLGTTLKVTFSGAENAFLPGLLALSAGSEASGIAIGMETPQGLPLPLNQAGAKYPLQDGSTVISILAYVQGEPEAIAQKTIGRGPFSAVATFNLEYE, encoded by the coding sequence ATGAACATGACAAAAGCATTCCATGGGCTATTGATCTGTTTCGGGTTAGCGCTCCCCATTGGCGTCGTGCTGGCCGATCCCTCCCCGGAGGTTAGCCTGCTGTATCAAGGAAGCCTGGTGGCGGAACCCTGCACGCTGCTGCCGGAGGACGAAAATCTGCGGTTGGATTTCGGAACCCTGGTGGACAAGTACCTGTATCTGAACGGCCGAACTCATGGCGCACTGCTGCAACTGCATTTGGTTGATTGCGATGTCAGCCTCGGAACAACGCTGAAGGTGACATTCAGTGGCGCGGAGAACGCCTTCCTGCCCGGATTATTGGCGCTGTCTGCCGGCAGCGAAGCCAGCGGCATCGCCATAGGTATGGAGACGCCCCAGGGGTTGCCTTTGCCTCTCAATCAGGCCGGCGCCAAATACCCGCTGCAGGATGGCAGCACGGTGATTAGCATTCTGGCCTACGTGCAGGGAGAGCCGGAGGCGATAGCTCAGAAAACCATCGGCCGCGGCCCTTTCAGCGCCGTCGCGACCTTTAATTTGGAATATGAATGA
- a CDS encoding fimbrial protein: protein MALFGACAQADNMSFRGTLLDAPPCSINGGKPVEIDFGAVGVNKVDGDNYRQNFTLEYECEGTNSDMQLRYLGAVTDFDSAAVQTNIADFGIQLQHQRNGAVTSFKVGETLPIPSYQGSSNFIATPVKKAGAALKEGAFTATATLQLEYP, encoded by the coding sequence ATGGCGCTGTTTGGCGCTTGCGCGCAGGCGGACAACATGAGCTTTCGCGGCACGCTGCTGGATGCGCCGCCCTGCAGCATTAATGGCGGCAAACCGGTCGAGATCGATTTTGGCGCCGTCGGGGTCAATAAGGTTGATGGCGATAACTACCGGCAAAATTTTACCCTGGAATATGAATGCGAAGGTACCAATTCCGATATGCAGCTGCGTTATCTGGGGGCCGTCACGGACTTCGACAGCGCGGCGGTGCAGACCAACATTGCGGACTTCGGCATCCAATTGCAACACCAACGAAATGGTGCCGTCACGTCGTTCAAGGTGGGGGAAACGCTGCCTATCCCGTCCTATCAGGGGTCGTCGAACTTTATCGCGACGCCGGTCAAAAAAGCCGGAGCGGCCTTGAAGGAAGGCGCCTTTACCGCAACGGCGACTCTGCAGCTTGAATATCCGTAG
- a CDS encoding fimbrial protein, with product MKRSLAPLWLGGLLALSALPTQATTATVNVRVTVLSPPCVINGGRTIEVDFGDSLIITRVDGNNYTKAVDYTLTCTGNSSNAMKLQVMGNPTAFEPSALQTSVADLGIALKANGGALAVNEWLDFTYPNAPQLQAVPVKRAGATLAGGEFTAAATLRVDYQ from the coding sequence ATGAAACGAAGCCTGGCGCCGCTCTGGCTTGGAGGGCTGCTGGCGTTAAGCGCCTTGCCGACGCAGGCGACCACGGCCACGGTGAACGTGCGAGTCACGGTGTTGTCCCCTCCCTGCGTTATTAACGGCGGCCGCACGATTGAAGTGGATTTCGGCGATAGCCTGATAATCACCAGAGTTGACGGCAACAATTATACCAAAGCGGTGGATTACACCCTGACATGCACCGGCAATAGCAGTAATGCCATGAAGCTTCAGGTGATGGGCAATCCCACGGCGTTTGAGCCAAGCGCACTTCAGACCAGCGTGGCGGATCTCGGCATAGCGTTGAAGGCCAATGGCGGGGCGCTGGCGGTGAATGAGTGGCTTGATTTCACCTACCCGAATGCGCCGCAGCTGCAGGCAGTACCGGTTAAACGCGCCGGCGCCACGCTGGCCGGCGGTGAGTTTACCGCTGCGGCGACCTTAAGGGTGGATTATCAATGA